From Geomonas agri, one genomic window encodes:
- a CDS encoding integration host factor subunit alpha, whose translation MTKADIVEKIYEKVGFSKKESAELVETVFDLIKTTLEDGDKIKIAGFGNFVVKEKSDRRGRNPQTGEEITIVARKILTFKPSQVLKSAINSQ comes from the coding sequence ATGACCAAAGCGGACATCGTAGAAAAAATTTATGAGAAGGTCGGTTTCTCCAAAAAAGAATCCGCCGAACTCGTTGAGACGGTCTTCGACCTCATTAAAACCACTCTTGAAGACGGCGATAAAATCAAGATTGCCGGGTTCGGCAACTTCGTAGTGAAAGAGAAGTCCGATCGTCGTGGCAGGAACCCGCAGACCGGCGAGGAGATCACCATCGTGGCTCGCAAGATCCTCACTTTCAAGCCGAGCCAGGTTCTCAAGAGCGCGATCAACAGCCAGTAA
- the pheT gene encoding phenylalanine--tRNA ligase subunit beta, with the protein MIVTYNWIKEFVDCDLPAAELSHLLTMLGLEVERMEEVGGGMDDVVVAQVVEKNQHPNADKLSLCKVDNGKEILDVVCGAQNFKAGDKVALAQIGATLPGDFKIKRSKIRGEESCGMLCSEKELALSTESSGIMILPEDFKIGTPLFDALGTKDVIFEIGLTPNRADCLSVVGIAREVAAKLGKKVHYPGLDVDETGAPIDGIASVEILAPELCPRYTARHITGCTLADSPAWLANRLMAAGIRSINNIVDVTNYVLLEYGHPLHAFDFKLLAGGKIVVAAAGEGEKFGTLDGQERELTATDLTIRDGAKAVALAGIMGGGNSEIGEGTTEVLLESAYFNPSAIRKTSKRLGIHTESSHRFERGADIAGLTRALDRAAQLIAELSGGKVAKGVIDVYPVPVEPRVITARLARINAVSGLALGADEVEDIFRRLEFEVTQAEPGVFQVKVPLFRVDLEREIDLVEEVVRLNGFDKVPATLPQASVFSDLPSDAQRLAAKVKDLLVAHGLNEVINYSFVAPSSCEKILLPEGDLRSNGMVLLNPISDELSVMRTTMLPGLLDTAVKNVSFRTLNLRIFEMRRIYLPVEGEELPQEPLYISALLTGRRDLEGWNQGKDEIDFFDVKGIAENLLAELNVGGVNFSAEDLDPYYHPGKSCRILSGKKVLGSLGELHPTVQENYGIATPLYYLELNFEALLACRKKQGAAQVPSRFPSTFRDIAMLLPRELPVADVVSCVNGVKAPELEGVEIFDLYMGGNIASHEKSVAIRVRYGSKERTLTDDEVTRLHQRVIDALQKKLNVSFR; encoded by the coding sequence ATGATAGTTACCTATAACTGGATCAAGGAATTCGTCGATTGCGACCTGCCGGCTGCGGAACTGTCGCACCTGCTCACCATGCTCGGCCTCGAGGTCGAACGCATGGAAGAGGTGGGCGGCGGCATGGACGACGTGGTGGTCGCGCAAGTGGTGGAGAAGAACCAGCACCCCAACGCCGACAAGCTCTCCCTGTGCAAGGTCGATAACGGCAAGGAGATCCTCGACGTGGTCTGCGGCGCGCAGAACTTCAAGGCAGGCGACAAGGTCGCCCTGGCCCAGATCGGTGCGACCCTTCCCGGCGACTTCAAGATCAAGCGCTCCAAGATCCGCGGCGAAGAGTCCTGCGGCATGCTCTGCTCCGAGAAGGAACTCGCGCTTTCCACCGAGTCCTCCGGCATCATGATCCTCCCCGAAGATTTCAAGATCGGCACCCCGCTCTTCGATGCGCTCGGCACCAAGGACGTCATCTTCGAGATCGGGCTCACCCCCAACCGCGCCGACTGCCTGAGCGTGGTCGGTATCGCCCGTGAAGTCGCCGCCAAGCTGGGCAAGAAGGTGCATTACCCGGGACTCGATGTCGACGAGACCGGCGCCCCTATCGACGGCATTGCCAGCGTCGAGATCCTCGCTCCCGAACTCTGCCCGCGCTACACTGCGCGTCACATCACCGGCTGCACCCTGGCAGATTCCCCCGCCTGGCTTGCCAACCGTCTCATGGCCGCCGGCATCCGCTCCATCAACAACATCGTTGACGTGACCAACTACGTGCTCCTTGAGTACGGGCACCCGCTGCACGCCTTCGACTTCAAGCTCCTGGCTGGCGGTAAGATCGTGGTCGCCGCTGCGGGTGAGGGTGAAAAGTTCGGCACGCTGGACGGGCAGGAGCGCGAACTTACCGCCACCGACCTCACCATCCGCGACGGCGCAAAAGCTGTTGCGCTGGCCGGCATCATGGGGGGCGGCAATTCCGAGATAGGGGAGGGGACCACCGAAGTGCTCCTGGAGAGCGCCTACTTCAACCCCTCTGCCATCCGCAAGACCTCCAAGCGCTTGGGCATCCACACCGAGTCCTCGCACCGCTTCGAGCGCGGCGCCGACATCGCGGGCCTCACCCGTGCGCTTGATCGCGCCGCACAGCTGATCGCCGAGCTTTCGGGCGGCAAGGTGGCCAAGGGCGTCATCGACGTCTACCCGGTGCCGGTCGAGCCACGCGTCATCACGGCGCGCCTGGCCCGCATCAACGCCGTATCCGGCCTCGCTCTTGGTGCTGACGAGGTTGAGGACATCTTCCGCCGCCTCGAGTTCGAGGTGACCCAGGCCGAGCCGGGCGTATTCCAGGTCAAGGTGCCGCTGTTCCGCGTCGACCTGGAGCGCGAGATCGACCTGGTCGAGGAAGTGGTGCGTCTGAACGGGTTCGACAAGGTCCCGGCCACCCTGCCGCAGGCCTCGGTCTTTTCCGATCTCCCCTCTGACGCCCAGCGTCTTGCCGCTAAGGTGAAAGACCTCCTGGTTGCCCATGGCCTGAACGAGGTGATCAACTATAGCTTCGTCGCCCCGTCCTCCTGCGAGAAGATCCTGTTGCCGGAAGGGGATCTGCGCAGCAACGGCATGGTGCTCCTGAACCCGATCTCCGACGAGCTTTCGGTAATGCGTACCACCATGCTCCCTGGCCTTTTGGATACCGCGGTCAAGAACGTGAGCTTCCGCACGCTCAACCTGCGCATCTTCGAGATGCGCCGCATCTACCTCCCCGTGGAAGGGGAGGAACTGCCGCAAGAGCCGCTCTACATCTCCGCGCTCTTAACCGGCAGGCGTGACCTGGAAGGGTGGAACCAGGGCAAGGACGAGATCGACTTCTTCGACGTGAAGGGGATCGCCGAGAACCTCCTCGCCGAGCTTAACGTCGGAGGCGTCAACTTCAGCGCCGAGGATCTCGACCCGTACTACCACCCGGGCAAGTCCTGCCGCATCCTCTCCGGCAAGAAGGTTCTGGGCTCCCTGGGAGAGCTGCACCCGACTGTGCAGGAGAACTACGGCATCGCGACGCCGCTGTACTACCTCGAACTCAACTTCGAGGCGCTCCTTGCCTGCCGCAAGAAGCAGGGTGCCGCCCAGGTCCCTTCGCGCTTCCCGTCCACCTTCCGCGACATCGCCATGCTGCTCCCCCGGGAACTGCCGGTTGCCGACGTGGTTTCCTGCGTCAATGGCGTCAAGGCACCGGAGCTGGAAGGGGTGGAAATCTTCGATCTCTACATGGGCGGCAACATCGCGTCTCATGAAAAGAGTGTCGCTATTCGCGTCCGTTACGGCTCCAAGGAAAGGACCCTGACCGACGACGAAGTGACCCGTCTGCACCAGAGGGTTATTGATGCGCTGCAGAAAAAATTAAATGTTTCGTTCAGATAA
- the pheS gene encoding phenylalanine--tRNA ligase subunit alpha has product MKEQLEALLQEALAELSQASTEEGLQELRVKYLGKKGAITGVMKGLGALTPEERPLVGQVVNTVKAKLEETLDARGAEIRAAVKAQRLAAEKIDVTLPGRKRPLGSKHPITLVTEEICSIFAALGFAVAEGPEVELDFYNFEALNLPKDHPARDMQDTFYFGESVLLRTHTSPVQIRTMLKQPPPVRIIAPGTVYRCDSDATHSPMFHQIEGLMVDKGITFGDLKGILTLFISQLFGKDIGVRLRPSFFPFTEPSAEVDIACVICRGKGCRVCKETGWLEILGSGMVDPEVYRHVGYDSEKYTGFAFGMGIERIAMLKYGIADMRLLFENDLRFLKQF; this is encoded by the coding sequence ATGAAGGAACAACTCGAAGCACTTTTACAAGAGGCACTTGCCGAGCTTTCTCAGGCCTCCACGGAAGAGGGGCTGCAGGAACTGAGGGTCAAGTACCTGGGCAAGAAGGGGGCCATCACCGGCGTCATGAAAGGGCTGGGCGCACTCACTCCCGAGGAGCGTCCCCTGGTGGGCCAGGTGGTGAACACGGTCAAAGCGAAACTCGAGGAGACCCTGGACGCGCGCGGCGCCGAGATCCGTGCCGCCGTCAAGGCGCAGCGGCTTGCCGCCGAGAAGATCGACGTGACGCTGCCCGGCCGCAAGCGTCCCCTGGGGTCCAAGCACCCGATCACCCTGGTGACCGAGGAGATCTGCTCCATCTTCGCAGCGCTTGGCTTTGCCGTTGCCGAAGGTCCCGAGGTCGAACTCGACTTCTACAACTTCGAGGCGCTGAACCTCCCCAAGGATCACCCCGCGCGCGACATGCAGGACACCTTCTACTTCGGCGAGAGCGTGCTCTTGAGGACCCATACCTCCCCGGTCCAGATCCGTACCATGCTGAAGCAGCCGCCGCCGGTGCGCATCATCGCGCCGGGCACCGTGTACCGCTGCGACTCCGACGCCACCCATTCGCCCATGTTCCACCAGATCGAGGGGCTTATGGTCGACAAGGGGATCACCTTCGGCGACCTGAAGGGTATCCTGACCCTGTTCATCAGCCAGCTCTTCGGCAAGGACATCGGCGTCAGGCTGCGTCCCTCCTTCTTCCCGTTCACCGAGCCTTCCGCCGAGGTCGACATCGCCTGCGTCATCTGCCGCGGCAAGGGGTGCCGGGTCTGCAAGGAGACCGGCTGGCTCGAGATCCTCGGCTCCGGCATGGTCGACCCCGAGGTGTACCGCCACGTCGGCTACGACTCGGAAAAGTACACCGGGTTCGCCTTCGGCATGGGGATCGAGAGGATCGCGATGCTTAAGTACGGCATCGCCGACATGCGGCTGCTCTTCGAGAACGACCTCAGGTTCCTGAAGCAGTTCTAA
- a CDS encoding substrate-binding periplasmic protein — protein sequence MKSLVFAVLFLFYSTQAHSQDQDLRLSVAQSLLDSANPRMYTVLTKIRAELARRSGIGITFVQLPQARAIQYANDGITDGDFGRAKEVLPLYPNLVLVPEPLLTLKIIAISKTKGNLAVTWDSLKDERVVGVLGSRLTSSMLNGKSRKGSYTEVSGSEPVIIEMLLRDRADFGVGTDFLLMPALKRYDPAHQLHVHSPPLGTYSMHILLHKDRMGAVRKLDSALKSMKNDGTLSNLLRGVGSQ from the coding sequence GTGAAATCTCTAGTTTTCGCTGTGCTGTTCCTCTTCTATTCGACCCAAGCCCATTCCCAGGACCAGGATCTGCGTCTGTCGGTTGCACAATCGTTGCTTGATTCAGCCAACCCGCGCATGTACACGGTCCTCACCAAGATCCGCGCTGAGCTTGCCAGGAGATCCGGCATCGGCATTACGTTCGTGCAACTGCCGCAGGCCCGGGCGATACAGTACGCAAACGACGGAATAACCGACGGAGACTTTGGGCGGGCAAAAGAAGTCTTGCCCTTGTATCCCAATCTGGTACTCGTTCCTGAGCCGCTGCTGACCCTTAAAATCATTGCCATCAGCAAAACGAAAGGTAACCTGGCGGTTACCTGGGACTCTTTGAAAGATGAACGGGTTGTCGGTGTCTTGGGGTCGCGCTTGACCAGTTCCATGCTCAACGGGAAATCCCGAAAGGGAAGCTATACCGAGGTCTCCGGCAGTGAACCTGTGATCATAGAAATGCTCTTGCGGGATCGGGCCGATTTCGGCGTCGGCACCGATTTTCTGCTGATGCCTGCACTTAAAAGGTATGATCCTGCACACCAACTGCACGTCCACAGCCCCCCTCTGGGAACGTATTCTATGCATATTCTGTTGCACAAGGACAGGATGGGAGCTGTCCGAAAGCTGGATAGTGCTTTGAAGTCCATGAAGAACGACGGAACCCTCAGCAACCTCCTGCGCGGTGTTGGCAGTCAGTGA
- a CDS encoding MerR family transcriptional regulator encodes MITGIPDKHYLRIGEVSALTGLPTSVLRFWETEFSSLAPKKSSSGQRLYTRKDVELVAQIKELLYVEKLTIEGARQRLEGKKKYRKSDLSGETLAALLHDVKLELTSLRDQL; translated from the coding sequence ATGATTACCGGGATCCCGGACAAGCATTACCTGAGGATCGGCGAGGTTTCCGCCCTGACGGGACTTCCCACCTCGGTCTTGCGCTTCTGGGAGACCGAGTTTTCCTCCCTGGCTCCCAAGAAGAGCAGCAGCGGCCAGAGGCTCTACACCAGGAAGGATGTGGAGTTGGTCGCACAGATCAAAGAACTCCTGTACGTTGAAAAGCTCACCATAGAGGGGGCGAGGCAGCGTCTGGAGGGGAAGAAAAAGTACCGAAAATCTGACCTTTCCGGCGAAACGCTTGCGGCGCTGCTTCATGACGTGAAGCTGGAACTGACCAGTTTGAGGGATCAGTTGTAA